A region from the Benincasa hispida cultivar B227 chromosome 10, ASM972705v1, whole genome shotgun sequence genome encodes:
- the LOC120087911 gene encoding phenylcoumaran benzylic ether reductase POP1-like translates to MAQKLKVLIIGATGYIGKFLVEASAKAGHPTYAFVRVTTYSDLEKSPIIHDFRSLGVNFVFGDIFDNESLVEAIQQVDVVISAVGREQLGDQDKIISAIKQAGNVKRFFPSEFGSDVDRVHAVEPAKSLFASKVEIRRAVEAEGIPHTFVVSNFFDGYFLHGLSQPGATDPPGNIIKILGDGTTKVIYNKEEDIATYTIRAIDDPRTLNKILYISPPANIYSTNELYSLVEKRDGRIVERIYIPEEEVLKNIQDDPFPANIVSSILYSAFVKGDHTNFDIEPAIGVEASELYPDVQYTTVEEYLYQYV, encoded by the exons ATGGCTCAGAAGCTCAAGGTTCTCATCATCGGAGCAACTGGTTACATCGGAAAATTTTTAGTAGAAGCCAGCGCCAAAGCAGGTCATCCAACTTATGCATTTGTCCGCGTAACTACATACTCGGACCTTGAAAAATCTCCCATCATCCATGATTTCAGGAGCTTAGGTGTTAACTTCGTCTTT GGCGATATCTTCGATAATGAAAGTCTGGTTGAGGCAATACAGCAGGTTGATGTTGTGATATCTGCCGTTGGTCGTGAACAGTTAGGCGATCAAGATAAGATCATATCTGCTATCAAACAAGCTGGTAACGTTAAG AGATTCTTCCCCTCGGAGTTTGGCAGCGATGTGGATCGTGTACACGCAGTGGAGCCAGCAAAATCGTTGTTTGCCAGTAAGGTTGAAATTCGTAGGGCTGTTGAGGCAGAGGGAATCCCCCACACATTTGTTGTAAGCAATTTCTTTGATGGTTACTTTCTTCACGGCCTTTCTCAGCCAGGAGCCACTGACCCACCTGGAAACATAATCAAAATCTTAGGAGATGGAACTACCAAAG TGATTTACAACAAGGAAGAAGACATTGCGACTTACACCATTCGGGCCATAGATGATCCAAGAACACTCAACAAGATCTTGTACATTAGTCCTCCTGCCAACATCTACTCGACGAACGAGCTATACTCACTGGTGGAGAAAAGAGATGGGAGGATTGTTGAAAGGATCTACATCCCAGAAGAGGAGGTGTTGAAGAACATCCAAG ATGATCCATTTCCAGCTAATATAGTATCATCAATTCTATACTCTGCTTTTGTGAAGGGTGATCATACCAACTTTGATATTGAACCAGCAATTGGAGTTGAAGCTTCAGAGTTGTACCCAGATGTTCAATACACAACTGTGGAAGAATACCTCTACCAGTATGTTTAG